In Salinisphaera sp. LB1, one genomic interval encodes:
- a CDS encoding 3D domain-containing protein, which produces MRRKVCAAACAGLLLLTSCGAASAESVEWKTLSVAASAYNSVPSQTTRHDPSVAAWGDVLKPGMHAIAVSRDLIKKGLTHGTKVKIQGLPGIYVVRDKMAARWTNKIDIYMGHNVSKARNWGVQHDIHILYAENDNS; this is translated from the coding sequence ATGCGCCGAAAGGTATGCGCCGCTGCCTGTGCGGGCTTGCTGCTGCTGACGAGTTGTGGCGCGGCCAGTGCAGAATCCGTTGAGTGGAAAACGTTGAGCGTGGCGGCATCGGCCTACAACTCGGTGCCCTCCCAGACCACCCGTCACGACCCGTCGGTCGCGGCGTGGGGTGATGTGCTCAAGCCGGGGATGCACGCGATCGCGGTCTCGCGTGATCTGATCAAGAAAGGTCTCACCCATGGCACCAAGGTGAAAATCCAGGGGCTGCCGGGCATCTACGTCGTGCGCGACAAGATGGCTGCGCGCTGGACCAACAAGATCGATATCTACATGGGGCACAACGTCTCCAAGGCGCGCAACTGGGGTGTTCAGCACGATATTCACATTCTCTACGCCGAGAACGACAACAGCTGA
- the gpmA gene encoding 2,3-diphosphoglycerate-dependent phosphoglycerate mutase, with the protein MAGQLVLLRHGQSQWNLENRFTGWVDVDLTETGRDEARRAGRLLADENIRFDIAFTSVLTRAIKTLWIALSEMEQPWLDVERHWRLNERHYGGLQGLDKSETAEKHGDDQVHIWRRSYDTPPPEMDADDPGHPRNDPRYARLDARVLPGTESLKLTLERVLPYWHDAIAPRLKAGDNVLVAAHGNSLRALVKYLDGIADDEITGLNIPTGIPLRYQLDDELNVIESGYLGDADAAEKAAKAVADQAKGK; encoded by the coding sequence ATGGCCGGCCAGCTGGTACTCCTGCGCCACGGACAGAGTCAGTGGAATCTGGAAAATCGCTTCACCGGATGGGTCGATGTCGACCTGACCGAGACGGGGCGCGACGAGGCAAGGCGGGCGGGCAGGCTGCTGGCGGACGAAAACATCCGCTTCGACATCGCCTTCACCTCCGTGCTGACCCGTGCGATCAAGACGCTGTGGATCGCCCTCAGCGAAATGGAACAGCCCTGGTTGGACGTCGAGCGCCACTGGCGGCTCAATGAGCGCCATTACGGCGGCCTGCAGGGTCTGGACAAGTCGGAGACGGCTGAAAAGCACGGCGACGATCAGGTGCACATCTGGCGTCGCAGCTACGACACGCCGCCGCCCGAAATGGACGCCGACGATCCGGGACACCCGCGCAACGACCCGCGCTATGCCAGGCTCGACGCCCGCGTGCTGCCGGGTACCGAATCCCTCAAGCTGACGCTTGAGCGCGTGCTGCCGTACTGGCATGACGCCATCGCGCCGCGCCTTAAGGCCGGCGACAACGTGCTGGTCGCCGCCCACGGCAACAGCCTGCGGGCGCTGGTGAAGTATCTCGACGGCATTGCCGACGATGAGATCACCGGCTTGAACATCCCCACCGGCATCCCGCTGCGCTACCAGCTCGACGACGAGCTGAACGTCATCGAATCGGGCTATCTCGGCGATGCCGACGCGGCCGAGAAAGCCGCCAAGGCCGTGGCCGATCAGGCCAAGGGCAAGTAG